One genomic segment of Culturomica massiliensis includes these proteins:
- a CDS encoding NAD-dependent 4,6-dehydratase LegB codes for MQKVLVTGGDGFIGSHLTEMLLEQGYAVRALSYYNSFNYWGWLDSMEHPHLEVITGDVRDPHFCKHITQGIDVIFHLAALIAIPYSYIAPDSYVDTNIKGTLNICQAAKENGVKRVLVTSTSEVYGTAQYVPIDEKHPKQPQSPYSATKIGADAMAMSFYNAFELPVVIVRPFNTYGPRQSARAIIPTIITQIANGKKEILLGDLTPTRDFNFVKDTCKGFIELSQCDAAIGQEVNVCSNFEISMRDTLELIAKLMNSDVKFIEDEQRLRPKNSEVFRLWGDNSKIKSLTGFCPKYSIEQGLQETINWFSDKENLKKYKADIYNV; via the coding sequence ATGCAAAAAGTATTGGTAACCGGAGGAGATGGCTTTATCGGCTCTCATCTGACAGAAATGTTATTGGAACAGGGGTATGCAGTACGTGCCCTATCGTATTATAATTCATTCAATTACTGGGGATGGCTCGACAGTATGGAACATCCGCATCTGGAAGTGATAACCGGAGACGTAAGAGACCCACATTTTTGTAAACATATTACCCAAGGGATTGATGTCATTTTTCATTTGGCAGCCCTGATCGCAATCCCTTATTCGTATATAGCTCCGGATAGTTATGTCGACACCAACATCAAAGGTACACTGAATATTTGTCAGGCAGCCAAAGAAAACGGAGTGAAAAGGGTATTGGTCACTTCCACATCAGAAGTGTACGGAACAGCCCAATATGTACCCATTGACGAAAAGCATCCCAAACAGCCGCAGTCACCTTATTCAGCCACAAAAATCGGTGCAGATGCGATGGCGATGAGTTTTTATAATGCTTTTGAATTACCGGTTGTGATCGTACGGCCTTTCAACACCTATGGTCCCCGGCAGTCTGCCCGGGCTATCATACCCACCATCATCACCCAGATTGCTAACGGGAAAAAGGAAATCCTGTTAGGTGACCTGACACCTACCCGGGATTTTAATTTCGTAAAAGACACCTGTAAAGGCTTTATCGAATTATCGCAGTGTGATGCCGCTATCGGTCAGGAGGTGAACGTGTGCAGCAATTTTGAAATCTCGATGCGGGATACGTTGGAATTGATTGCCAAACTGATGAATTCCGATGTAAAATTCATAGAAGACGAACAACGTCTGCGCCCAAAAAATTCTGAAGTTTTCCGCTTATGGGGAGATAACAGCAAAATCAAGTCATTAACGGGATTTTGTCCGAAATATTCCATAGAACAAGGTTTACAGGAAACGATAAACTGGTTTTCAGATAAAGAAAACCTAAAAAAATATAAAGCAGATATTTACAATGTATAA
- a CDS encoding LegC family aminotransferase: protein MYNHIINFIRETFHQPEGVVPLHAPCFIGNEKKYLNECIDSTFVSSVGKFVDRFEEMVAEYTGAKRAVVCVNGTNALHMAMLLVGVEHGDEVLTQPLTFIATANALSYIGAHAVFLDVDRDTMGLSPAKMRKWLQENAEIRCSECFNKTTGRKIKACVPMHTFGHAVHLEELAELCREYHIELVEDAAESMGSFYKGRHTGTFGKVGAVSFNGNKTITTGGGGMLLFMDEELGKQAKHLTTQAKVPHRWEFVHDCVGYNYRMPNINAALGCAQMEHLQEFVDNKRELAWKYATYFEGTDIQFFTEPRDCTSNYWLNVVLLKDKEARNRFLEETNDAGIMTRPVWQLMNRLPMFKDCECGDLSNAEWLEARIVNIPSSVRLS, encoded by the coding sequence ATGTATAATCACATCATTAACTTTATCCGTGAAACATTTCATCAACCGGAAGGAGTTGTGCCTTTGCATGCACCCTGTTTTATCGGTAATGAAAAAAAGTATCTCAACGAATGTATCGATTCGACATTTGTATCGAGTGTGGGGAAGTTTGTCGACCGTTTTGAAGAAATGGTAGCGGAGTACACAGGTGCTAAACGGGCCGTTGTTTGCGTAAACGGAACGAATGCACTCCATATGGCTATGCTGCTGGTCGGAGTAGAACACGGAGATGAAGTGCTTACCCAACCGTTAACGTTTATTGCTACGGCCAATGCTTTAAGTTATATCGGTGCTCATGCTGTTTTCCTGGATGTAGACCGGGATACAATGGGCTTATCTCCTGCAAAAATGCGCAAGTGGCTTCAGGAAAATGCAGAAATCCGGTGTAGCGAATGTTTCAATAAAACTACAGGCCGGAAAATAAAAGCCTGTGTACCGATGCATACTTTCGGGCATGCAGTGCATCTGGAGGAATTAGCAGAATTATGCCGTGAATATCATATCGAGCTGGTGGAAGATGCCGCGGAAAGTATGGGCAGTTTTTACAAGGGGCGGCATACCGGAACATTCGGCAAGGTAGGTGCTGTCAGTTTCAACGGCAACAAAACCATTACGACAGGCGGTGGAGGGATGCTGTTGTTTATGGATGAGGAGTTAGGGAAACAGGCCAAGCATTTGACGACACAAGCCAAGGTTCCTCACCGCTGGGAATTCGTACACGATTGTGTCGGATACAATTACCGGATGCCGAATATCAATGCAGCCCTGGGATGTGCCCAGATGGAGCATTTACAGGAATTCGTGGATAATAAACGGGAACTGGCCTGGAAATACGCGACTTATTTTGAAGGAACGGATATTCAGTTTTTCACGGAACCCCGGGATTGTACATCCAATTATTGGCTGAATGTGGTTTTACTGAAAGATAAAGAAGCCCGCAACCGTTTCCTGGAAGAAACCAACGATGCGGGAATTATGACCCGTCCGGTATGGCAGTTGATGAACCGTTTACCCATGTTTAAAGATTGTGAGTGTGGAGATCTGAGTAATGCCGAATGGCTGGAAGCGAGGATCGTGAATATTCCGAGTTCTGTAAGATTGTCATGA
- a CDS encoding acetyltransferase — protein sequence MKQQELILVGGGGHCKSVIEVAESAGIRIAGILDTRENVGKKVLGYDIIGTDDAIAEWVNKAEFIVTVGHIKNAALRVGLHEKIASAGGRFATLIASTAHVSKYAIIREGTVIMHQALVNADAKIGKGCIINTFANIEHDAVIGDYCHISTGAMVNGNCVVGQKTFLGSQSVIVNGVSVVEGCVIAAGTMVRKNILRKGVYSDNPAMLKIKL from the coding sequence ATGAAACAACAGGAGTTAATATTAGTCGGCGGGGGAGGGCATTGCAAATCAGTCATCGAAGTGGCAGAAAGTGCCGGAATACGAATTGCCGGAATACTGGATACGAGGGAAAACGTGGGAAAGAAAGTATTGGGATACGATATTATCGGTACAGACGACGCAATAGCGGAATGGGTAAATAAAGCAGAGTTTATCGTCACGGTAGGCCACATCAAAAATGCCGCTCTCCGGGTCGGATTACACGAAAAAATTGCCTCTGCCGGAGGACGCTTTGCCACTTTGATTGCTTCGACCGCACATGTATCGAAATATGCTATTATCAGGGAAGGTACGGTGATCATGCATCAGGCTTTAGTAAATGCAGATGCAAAAATTGGTAAAGGTTGTATTATCAACACTTTTGCCAATATAGAACACGATGCGGTTATTGGAGATTATTGTCATATTTCTACCGGGGCTATGGTAAACGGGAATTGTGTGGTAGGCCAAAAAACTTTTTTAGGCAGTCAATCTGTGATAGTAAACGGTGTTTCTGTTGTAGAGGGGTGTGTAATCGCCGCAGGAACCATGGTTAGAAAAAATATTCTCCGGAAAGGAGTGTATTCGGATAATCCAGCTATGTTAAAAATAAAGCTATAA
- the neuB gene encoding N-acetylneuraminate synthase codes for MCRTLIIAEAGVNHNGSTELAKQLIDAAASAGVDYVKFQTFKTERLVSHQARKAEYQRKNREDADDSQFSMLKKLELSPEQHFELMGYCREKKVRFFSTAFDLESIDFLSDLRLGMWKIPSGEITNYPYLRKIARKGEPVILSTGMSNLKDIADAIAVLEKYGTSREYITILHCNTEYPTPLADVNLRAMQTIKETFGVKVGYSDHTIGIEVPIAAVALGAKVIEKHFTLSRTLEGPDHQASLEPQELKAMVDAIRNVEKALGDGVKQMTDSEMKNRPVARKSIVASACIRKGEKFTEDNLAVKRPGNGISPMEWENILGRCASKDFQADDLIEL; via the coding sequence ATGTGCAGGACATTAATTATTGCCGAAGCTGGAGTGAATCATAACGGTTCGACGGAGCTGGCCAAACAATTGATCGATGCCGCGGCATCAGCCGGGGTGGATTATGTAAAATTCCAGACGTTTAAAACAGAGCGACTGGTTTCGCATCAGGCCCGGAAGGCCGAGTACCAGAGAAAAAACCGGGAAGATGCGGACGATTCGCAATTCAGTATGTTGAAAAAACTGGAATTAAGTCCAGAACAACATTTTGAATTAATGGGGTATTGCCGGGAAAAGAAGGTACGTTTTTTTTCAACGGCTTTTGATTTGGAGAGTATCGATTTTCTGAGCGACTTGAGATTGGGTATGTGGAAGATTCCTTCCGGGGAAATAACCAACTATCCTTATTTAAGGAAAATTGCCCGGAAAGGCGAGCCAGTCATCCTTTCGACAGGGATGAGCAATTTGAAGGATATAGCGGATGCAATAGCTGTACTCGAAAAATACGGAACCTCCCGGGAGTACATCACCATTTTGCATTGCAATACAGAGTATCCGACTCCTCTGGCAGATGTGAACTTACGGGCCATGCAAACGATAAAGGAGACTTTCGGCGTAAAGGTCGGCTATTCCGATCATACGATCGGAATAGAGGTCCCTATCGCAGCTGTCGCTCTCGGAGCAAAAGTGATTGAAAAGCATTTCACTCTAAGCCGGACTCTGGAAGGTCCCGATCATCAGGCATCACTGGAACCTCAGGAACTCAAAGCAATGGTAGATGCTATCCGGAATGTGGAAAAGGCTTTGGGCGACGGGGTTAAGCAAATGACGGACTCTGAAATGAAAAACAGACCGGTAGCCCGGAAGAGCATCGTTGCTTCCGCATGTATCAGGAAAGGTGAGAAATTCACGGAGGATAACCTTGCCGTGAAACGTCCGGGCAACGGAATCTCTCCTATGGAGTGGGAAAATATACTGGGCCGGTGTGCTTCCAAAGATTTTCAGGCGGACGATTTAATCGAATTATGA
- the neuC gene encoding UDP-N-acetylglucosamine 2-epimerase encodes MRKICIVTGSRAEWGLLSRLARMIGNDPQLELQIIATNMHLSPEFGLTYREIEKDGFTIDKKVEMLLSSDTANATGKSVGLATIGFADAYEDLKPDLLVVLGDRYELLAALTAALFYKIPIAHLHGGEITEGAYDDSIRHAITKMSHLHFTSTEEYRRRVIQLGEDPERVFNVGAIGIDNIRHMQLLKKEELEKSLHFSLTEKTVLVTYHPVTLETISAEEQIDNLLEALETFPNLNVIFTLPNSDTDGRIIIRKINDFVKVNSRRSIAFPSLGQLRYFSVLQYIHAVIGNSSSGILEVPSFGKFTLDIGERQKGRLRADSIFHCGTGKNEIENGIKEILELSLSPERSVGTNPYDKPETAFHIFHTLKTFPLTNIVCKHFYNLP; translated from the coding sequence ATGAGGAAAATTTGTATTGTTACAGGTTCCCGGGCAGAATGGGGATTGTTAAGCAGACTGGCACGGATGATCGGGAATGATCCGCAACTGGAACTGCAAATCATCGCAACCAATATGCACTTATCCCCGGAATTCGGCTTAACTTACCGGGAGATTGAAAAAGACGGATTTACCATCGACAAGAAGGTAGAAATGCTATTGTCTTCCGATACCGCCAATGCGACTGGCAAATCCGTCGGACTTGCGACGATCGGTTTTGCCGATGCTTATGAAGATTTAAAGCCCGACTTGCTAGTTGTGTTGGGAGACCGATATGAATTACTTGCTGCATTAACAGCCGCTTTATTTTATAAGATTCCGATAGCCCATCTGCATGGAGGAGAAATTACCGAGGGTGCTTATGACGATTCGATCCGGCACGCTATCACCAAAATGAGCCATTTGCACTTTACTTCTACAGAAGAATACCGCCGGCGGGTGATTCAATTGGGGGAAGATCCGGAACGGGTATTTAATGTAGGAGCAATCGGTATCGATAACATCCGGCATATGCAGTTACTGAAAAAGGAGGAACTGGAAAAAAGCCTACATTTTTCTCTGACTGAAAAAACGGTACTAGTCACTTACCATCCAGTTACTTTAGAGACTATTTCTGCAGAAGAGCAAATCGACAATCTGCTGGAGGCTTTGGAAACTTTCCCGAATTTAAATGTTATTTTTACACTTCCCAATTCAGATACCGACGGCCGCATTATTATCCGGAAGATAAATGATTTTGTCAAAGTAAATTCCCGGCGTAGCATCGCTTTCCCCTCTTTGGGACAACTACGCTACTTCTCAGTATTACAATATATACATGCTGTTATCGGCAATTCTTCCAGCGGTATACTGGAAGTACCTTCTTTCGGAAAATTTACTTTAGATATCGGCGAACGGCAAAAAGGACGTCTCCGGGCAGACAGTATTTTCCATTGCGGAACCGGAAAAAATGAAATAGAGAACGGTATCAAAGAGATACTGGAGCTCTCCCTTTCCCCGGAACGATCTGTGGGCACCAATCCTTACGACAAACCAGAAACAGCCTTCCATATCTTCCATACACTGAAAACTTTTCCATTGACAAATATTGTTTGTAAACACTTTTACAACTTACCATAA
- a CDS encoding nucleotidyltransferase family protein, translated as MMNFSHYLIRSNQSVKEALIALNRLSADTLTLFVVDPEGKMTGTVTDGDIRRKLIDGICLNDPIYQAMNPDFYYLNEKEIDIEKVKIIKNKGIALLPVLSSDRRIIKVLNLKKKKSVLPLDAVIMAGGKGERLRPLTEKTPKPLLKVGEKCIIDYNIDNLLTHGIEHIYVTVNYLGEQLEKHFEQERDGIKIRCIKEPCFLGTIGSVKFIPSFCNDTVLIMNSDLFTNINLEDFYLHFQKNNADMAVAAIPYSISVPYGIFKLEEREIKGVLEKPTYNYYANSGIYLIKRKLLEMIPENTFYNATDFMEKLIAGGFRVIRFPLVGYWIDIGKPEDYRKAQDFAKHL; from the coding sequence ATGATGAATTTCTCCCATTATCTGATCCGTTCCAATCAGTCTGTAAAAGAGGCTTTAATCGCATTGAACCGGCTGTCTGCTGACACCTTAACCCTGTTTGTCGTCGACCCGGAAGGGAAAATGACCGGGACCGTAACGGACGGGGATATCCGGCGGAAACTCATAGACGGAATTTGCCTGAACGACCCGATATATCAGGCCATGAATCCTGATTTTTATTATCTGAATGAAAAAGAAATCGATATCGAAAAGGTGAAAATCATTAAGAATAAAGGGATTGCTCTGCTACCGGTACTTTCATCGGATCGCCGGATCATAAAGGTTCTGAATCTGAAAAAAAAGAAATCGGTACTTCCTCTGGATGCGGTAATCATGGCGGGCGGTAAAGGAGAACGCCTACGTCCCCTGACGGAAAAAACACCGAAACCGCTTTTAAAAGTAGGGGAAAAATGTATTATCGACTATAATATCGATAATTTACTGACCCACGGCATCGAACACATTTACGTTACTGTAAACTATTTGGGAGAACAACTGGAAAAACATTTCGAACAGGAACGAGACGGGATAAAAATCCGATGTATAAAAGAGCCTTGTTTTTTAGGAACAATCGGCTCTGTCAAGTTTATCCCTTCCTTTTGTAACGACACGGTATTGATTATGAATTCCGATTTGTTCACCAATATCAATCTGGAAGATTTTTACCTGCACTTTCAAAAAAATAATGCGGATATGGCCGTTGCTGCCATCCCTTATTCTATCTCCGTACCTTACGGCATTTTCAAACTGGAAGAAAGGGAAATTAAAGGAGTTCTGGAAAAACCGACTTACAATTACTACGCTAATTCAGGTATTTATCTGATAAAAAGAAAATTGTTGGAAATGATTCCGGAAAATACGTTTTACAATGCCACTGACTTTATGGAAAAGCTCATTGCCGGAGGCTTCCGGGTCATTCGTTTTCCTCTAGTAGGTTATTGGATTGATATCGGTAAACCGGAGGATTACAGGAAAGCCCAGGATTTTGCAAAACATTTATGA
- a CDS encoding cytidylyltransferase domain-containing protein, with amino-acid sequence MNKILTVIPARGGSKGLPGKNIRPLYGKPLIGYSIDAAREVLEDKDICVSTDSPEIAKVVEEYGLQIPFLRPEYLATDTATTADVLLHAIEFFQRQGKNYDLLLLLQPTSPFRNGTHIREALALYRPGIEMIVSVKRSHAAHVICCENREGYLTLPLNPQASRRQECPDYYEYNGAIYVIDIASFLSRKSLNFERKVKYVMDEYASVDIDHQEDLLYAEFLMNQRVS; translated from the coding sequence ATGAATAAGATATTGACTGTTATCCCTGCCCGGGGCGGAAGTAAAGGGTTACCCGGGAAAAATATAAGGCCTCTATACGGAAAACCTTTGATCGGTTACAGCATCGATGCAGCCAGGGAAGTGCTGGAAGATAAAGATATCTGTGTTTCGACCGATTCTCCGGAAATCGCAAAAGTCGTAGAAGAATATGGCCTGCAAATTCCCTTTTTACGTCCTGAATATTTAGCTACAGACACAGCTACGACGGCGGATGTATTGTTACATGCCATCGAATTTTTCCAAAGACAAGGTAAGAATTACGATCTTCTGTTATTATTACAGCCTACTTCACCTTTTCGCAACGGGACCCACATCCGGGAAGCTCTCGCCCTCTACCGCCCGGGTATAGAAATGATCGTGTCCGTCAAACGCTCTCATGCCGCCCATGTAATTTGCTGCGAAAACAGGGAAGGCTACCTGACTTTACCTTTAAATCCGCAGGCTTCGAGAAGACAGGAATGCCCCGATTATTACGAATATAACGGAGCCATTTATGTAATTGATATTGCTTCTTTTTTAAGCCGGAAGAGCCTCAACTTTGAAAGAAAAGTAAAATACGTGATGGACGAATACGCTTCCGTCGATATCGATCATCAGGAGGATCTTCTGTATGCTGAATTCTTAATGAATCAAAGGGTCAGTTAA
- a CDS encoding lipopolysaccharide biosynthesis protein translates to MSSWISRIPNSPSLWYVFLRYITYAIQFINSILLANYLGVYGFGIYGFILLLQQYLSYTNLGINESLNTDFALKKHSRFLPSLIWDCAWSINLLLILLVFLAGIVLLVCWPGMFQKYEYSSYALLLLGANAFMNANKLYITFYKLYGRMQKINFQQFMPNALLLLLTLIYKERITVVTIVWALLIGNIIPFIWFRIGLPLRFHFRLHRIITLRLLKRGVSLLLYNLSFYFILVAASSIVSIFYTVEELGAYSFSNTLSNAVIMAGGAFLFIFYPKMIYKLGLKDKAEVQAFLKRIRYIYILCIDLVALLSVLLIPFLVYIAPDYETTVNIFKILIIARIIMNATSGYATLLVATRQEPVLIVYGILAIAIIIVSGCCIGFLHLGIENIAWSVVIASLCYTYLVVRKGILHFSPASVYGILKEIFDKGNLLALFCICLSILINNAFVIPFIGILLFLYINKTRLKETFLSVMEIIRNKNSLNF, encoded by the coding sequence ATGTCTTCCTGGATTTCCCGCATTCCGAACTCTCCTTCTTTATGGTATGTGTTTTTACGTTATATCACCTATGCCATACAGTTTATAAACTCTATCCTTCTGGCCAATTATTTAGGAGTGTACGGTTTTGGTATCTATGGCTTTATACTTCTTTTACAGCAATATTTATCTTATACAAATCTGGGAATCAATGAATCTTTAAATACGGATTTCGCGTTAAAAAAACACAGTCGTTTCCTGCCCTCGTTAATCTGGGACTGTGCCTGGAGCATTAATCTCCTGCTCATTCTGTTGGTATTTTTAGCAGGAATCGTTTTATTGGTATGTTGGCCGGGTATGTTTCAAAAATACGAATACTCCAGCTATGCGCTGCTTTTGCTGGGAGCAAATGCATTTATGAATGCCAATAAGCTTTACATCACTTTTTATAAGCTTTACGGCAGAATGCAGAAGATCAATTTCCAGCAATTTATGCCTAATGCACTTCTGTTATTGCTTACCCTGATTTACAAAGAAAGGATAACCGTTGTAACGATTGTCTGGGCTTTATTGATAGGAAATATTATTCCGTTTATTTGGTTCAGGATAGGTCTTCCTTTACGATTTCATTTCCGTTTACACCGCATTATTACCCTTCGGCTTCTGAAAAGAGGGGTCAGCTTACTGTTATACAATCTGAGTTTTTATTTTATACTTGTCGCTGCTTCTTCTATCGTTAGTATTTTTTATACGGTGGAAGAATTAGGAGCTTATTCGTTTTCTAATACACTCAGTAATGCCGTCATAATGGCAGGCGGGGCATTTTTATTTATTTTCTACCCCAAGATGATTTACAAGCTGGGGTTGAAAGATAAAGCGGAGGTTCAGGCATTTCTGAAACGTATCCGGTATATCTACATTTTATGTATAGACCTAGTCGCTTTGTTGTCGGTATTACTGATTCCTTTTTTGGTTTATATCGCTCCGGACTATGAAACGACGGTCAATATCTTTAAGATTTTAATCATTGCCAGAATTATTATGAATGCAACTAGCGGCTATGCAACGCTCTTGGTGGCCACCCGTCAGGAGCCGGTACTGATCGTATACGGAATACTTGCCATTGCCATCATTATCGTAAGCGGTTGCTGTATCGGTTTTCTGCATTTAGGAATAGAAAATATCGCCTGGTCTGTCGTCATTGCCTCTTTATGCTACACCTACCTGGTCGTACGGAAAGGAATCCTTCACTTTTCTCCGGCTTCCGTTTACGGTATACTAAAAGAAATCTTCGACAAAGGCAATTTGCTTGCTTTGTTCTGTATCTGTCTGTCCATACTTATAAATAATGCATTCGTTATTCCTTTTATCGGAATTCTTCTGTTTCTATACATCAATAAAACACGTTTGAAAGAGACTTTTTTATCTGTTATGGAAATCATACGCAACAAAAATAGTCTGAATTTTTAA